A stretch of Chloroflexota bacterium DNA encodes these proteins:
- a CDS encoding glycosyltransferase has protein sequence MTTVSVIIPAYNASRWMAETLTSVLAQDFPDFEVIVVDDGSTDDTATVVAKFERVRYIARPNGGEGSARNAGICAANGEYLAFVDADDLWAQDKLRLQMDLLKQTGLAWVYCDAEVFDGETGKGLYLLSRFNRPQVGDVLQSLLLLDFIPCPTPLIRRDVFETAGYFDETDILRMRADWDMWLRIAARYPVGYINCPLARYRVHNASGTSREAVEAAYQSELTVIERAITREPEQLEPLKAHAIANLATRMGRRAARSGDLAEARRLFAQAIRLRPLSARSYVDWLGALTNPPVLGVAIRLRHWLIAHRPVILG, from the coding sequence ATGACAACGGTCAGCGTCATCATTCCTGCTTACAATGCCTCGCGGTGGATGGCCGAGACATTGACGAGCGTGCTGGCCCAGGACTTCCCCGACTTTGAGGTGATTGTCGTTGACGACGGTTCCACCGACGATACCGCGACGGTAGTCGCTAAGTTTGAGCGTGTGCGTTACATTGCCAGACCCAATGGCGGTGAAGGCTCAGCGCGCAACGCCGGCATTTGCGCAGCAAACGGCGAGTATCTGGCGTTTGTGGATGCTGATGATCTCTGGGCGCAGGACAAACTTCGATTACAAATGGATCTATTGAAGCAGACTGGGTTGGCCTGGGTTTATTGTGATGCTGAAGTGTTTGACGGTGAAACGGGCAAGGGGCTCTACTTGTTGAGCCGGTTCAACCGCCCTCAAGTGGGTGACGTTTTACAATCCCTGTTGCTTCTCGACTTCATTCCCTGCCCCACGCCGCTCATCAGGCGCGATGTTTTTGAGACAGCCGGTTACTTTGACGAGACGGACATCTTGCGGATGCGAGCCGATTGGGACATGTGGTTGCGGATCGCGGCCCGCTACCCGGTCGGCTACATCAATTGCCCGTTGGCCCGCTACCGAGTCCACAATGCCAGCGGCACAAGCCGTGAGGCGGTGGAGGCCGCTTACCAGAGTGAGCTAACCGTGATCGAACGCGCCATCACCCGCGAGCCGGAGCAATTGGAACCGTTGAAAGCCCACGCGATTGCAAACCTGGCCACGCGCATGGGGCGGCGAGCGGCGCGTAGCGGCGACCTGGCTGAAGCGCGGCGGTTGTTTGCCCAGGCAATTCGGCTAAGGCCGCTCTCGGCCCGTTCGTATGTTGACTGGCTCGGGGCGCTAACCAACCCCCCAGTTCTCGGCGTTGCGATCCGTTTGCGGCATTGGCTGATTGCCCATCGGCCAGTGATATTAGGTTGA
- the gmd gene encoding GDP-mannose 4,6-dehydratase codes for MKRAFITGVTGQDGSYLAEWLLSKGYQVHGLVRRASLFNTQRISPIFQDPHETTVNLYLHYGDLLDASLMHQLIAEIKPDEVYNLAAQSHVRVSFDMPRYTADTIVAGTVNLLEAIRREKPDARFYQAASSEVFGKAQEVPQRETTPFWPRSPYGVSKAAAYWFTVNYRESFKLFAANGILFNHEGPRRGETFVTRKITRGLAEILAGRQQRIFLGNLEARRDWGYAKEYVEGIWRILQAEAPSDYVLATGETHSVREFLQTCCDILGLDAAQVVSIDPRYLRPAEVDLLVGDSTKAKRQLGWEPKARFNDLVRLMLAADLEASGLDPAKYGLAASEDKAVISG; via the coding sequence ATGAAGCGAGCATTTATCACCGGCGTCACCGGGCAGGATGGCTCTTACCTGGCAGAGTGGCTGTTGAGCAAAGGCTATCAGGTTCATGGTCTGGTGCGCCGGGCCAGCCTGTTCAACACCCAACGCATCAGCCCCATCTTTCAAGACCCGCATGAGACGACGGTCAACCTTTATTTGCACTATGGCGACCTGCTGGACGCCAGCCTGATGCACCAATTGATCGCCGAGATCAAACCCGACGAAGTTTATAACCTGGCGGCGCAGTCGCATGTGCGCGTGTCATTCGATATGCCCCGCTACACCGCCGACACGATAGTGGCCGGCACGGTGAACCTTTTGGAAGCCATCCGCCGTGAAAAGCCGGACGCGCGTTTTTATCAAGCCGCCTCCAGCGAAGTATTTGGCAAAGCGCAGGAAGTGCCTCAGCGCGAGACCACGCCGTTCTGGCCGCGCTCGCCTTACGGCGTGAGCAAGGCGGCCGCTTACTGGTTCACTGTGAATTATCGCGAATCATTCAAGTTGTTTGCGGCCAACGGCATTCTGTTTAACCACGAAGGGCCGCGACGCGGCGAGACGTTTGTGACCCGTAAAATCACGCGTGGCCTGGCCGAAATTTTGGCGGGCCGCCAGCAGAGAATTTTTCTGGGCAACCTGGAAGCGCGGCGCGATTGGGGCTACGCCAAAGAATACGTGGAAGGCATCTGGCGAATTTTGCAAGCCGAAGCGCCTTCTGATTATGTGCTGGCGACAGGCGAGACTCACAGCGTCCGTGAATTCCTGCAAACGTGCTGTGACATTCTTGGCCTGGATGCGGCTCAGGTTGTTTCGATTGACCCGCGTTATCTGCGCCCGGCAGAAGTGGATTTGCTTGTGGGCGACTCGACAAAAGCCAAACGGCAACTGGGGTGGGAGCCGAAGGCGCGTTTCAACGACCTGGTGCGCCTGATGCTGGCGGCTGATTTAGAAGCCTCGGGCCTTGACCCGGCGAAGTACGGGTTGGCGGCCTCAGAGGATAAGGCTGTGATCTCCGGCTGA
- a CDS encoding glycosyltransferase, with amino-acid sequence MKVLLAAARHDYGDKSRGLSNEYYNLFLPLERVVDSVVLFDFMEQFQSQGRERMNHDLLEMVKRERPDVAIIVLHTDQVMPEVIDEVNRHTITVGYFFDDMWRVNFSRFWAKHFTWVTTSDVNGVRKFRQAGFSNTIFLPFACNHRIFVKKDLPKLYDVTFVGQYHPHRAWLLNQLKRAGIKAQIWGYKWGNGRLDQDAMVDVFNQSRINLNFSNCVSWDARYLLSSPNAVKDTLRALVKRDVKTHEQIKGRHFEINACGGFQLSYYVEGLERCYAIGEEMALYADPDDLVEKIRYYLKDEDERETVARRGYERTLTEHTMEKRFQQLLTEIRLHLIQ; translated from the coding sequence ATGAAAGTTCTCCTGGCCGCGGCGAGGCACGACTACGGCGACAAGTCGCGGGGCCTCTCTAACGAATACTACAATTTATTCCTGCCGCTTGAGCGAGTTGTGGACTCGGTCGTCCTTTTCGACTTCATGGAGCAGTTTCAGTCACAAGGCCGCGAGCGCATGAACCACGATCTGCTGGAGATGGTCAAGCGCGAGCGGCCTGATGTTGCCATTATCGTTCTACACACTGATCAAGTGATGCCGGAAGTGATAGATGAGGTCAACCGGCACACGATCACGGTCGGGTATTTCTTCGACGACATGTGGCGGGTGAACTTCTCGCGCTTCTGGGCAAAGCATTTCACCTGGGTCACGACTTCGGATGTCAACGGCGTCCGGAAGTTTCGTCAGGCTGGCTTCAGCAACACGATTTTTTTGCCGTTTGCCTGCAATCACCGCATCTTCGTCAAGAAAGACCTGCCCAAACTTTACGATGTTACGTTTGTCGGCCAGTATCATCCGCACCGCGCCTGGTTGTTGAACCAACTTAAGCGGGCCGGGATCAAGGCGCAGATTTGGGGTTACAAGTGGGGGAATGGGCGGTTGGATCAGGACGCGATGGTGGACGTCTTTAATCAGAGCCGGATCAACCTGAACTTCTCGAACTGCGTTTCTTGGGACGCGAGGTATCTGTTGTCCTCGCCCAACGCCGTCAAAGACACGCTTCGGGCGCTGGTCAAGCGAGACGTCAAAACCCACGAGCAAATTAAAGGGCGGCATTTTGAGATCAATGCCTGTGGCGGCTTTCAGCTCTCTTACTATGTTGAAGGGTTAGAGCGATGTTACGCCATCGGCGAAGAAATGGCCCTCTATGCCGACCCTGATGATTTGGTTGAAAAGATACGTTATTACTTGAAAGATGAGGACGAGCGAGAAACTGTTGCCCGGCGCGGCTACGAGCGCACGTTGACCGAGCATACAATGGAGAAACGCTTTCAGCAACTCCTGACGGAAATCAGGCTACACCTGATTCAGTGA
- a CDS encoding NAD-dependent epimerase/dehydratase family protein produces the protein MARRISLNLPSLKGQRILITGGLGFIGSNLARKCLELGAQVTVYDCLDPRSGGNMHNVHDIEGSIEIILNDIRNFDGVSACIRNKDVLFSCAAYTSHPNSMLEPLTDIDINCKGIINLLEAARRFNPHLKIVHVASSTQIGKMHLNPVDELHPEFPMDIYSANKVVSEKYMLIYHSAYGLATSVVRLANTFGPRSNIKNSDLGFINYFIGLALQGKDLTVFGEGKQMRNISYVDDCASALILASQSERSNGEVFFAVSDRQYSIVEIAQTITNVIGKSGVRFVEWPKDRQIIEFGDAIISNKKIKETLSWSPEWDLERGLGPTKAYFESCLEKYLR, from the coding sequence ATTGCGAGGAGAATCTCATTGAACTTGCCGTCTCTGAAGGGGCAACGGATTCTGATCACCGGCGGCCTGGGGTTCATCGGCAGTAACTTGGCTCGCAAATGCCTTGAACTGGGTGCGCAGGTGACTGTGTACGACTGCCTCGACCCGCGCTCCGGCGGCAACATGCACAACGTCCACGACATCGAAGGTTCGATTGAGATTATCCTCAACGACATCCGCAACTTCGACGGCGTGAGCGCCTGCATTCGCAACAAGGATGTGCTGTTCAGTTGCGCCGCTTACACCTCGCACCCCAACTCGATGCTGGAACCGTTGACCGATATTGACATCAACTGCAAAGGCATCATCAACCTGCTGGAAGCCGCCCGCCGTTTCAACCCTCACCTGAAAATCGTTCACGTCGCTTCGAGCACGCAAATCGGCAAGATGCACCTCAACCCGGTGGACGAACTGCATCCCGAATTTCCGATGGACATCTACTCGGCCAATAAAGTTGTGTCCGAGAAGTATATGCTGATTTATCACAGCGCGTACGGGCTGGCGACTTCGGTGGTGCGACTCGCCAACACCTTCGGCCCCCGGTCCAATATCAAAAATAGCGACCTGGGCTTCATCAACTACTTCATTGGCCTGGCTCTGCAAGGCAAAGACCTGACGGTGTTCGGCGAGGGCAAACAGATGCGTAATATCAGCTACGTGGACGATTGCGCCTCGGCGCTGATCTTGGCCTCGCAAAGCGAGCGGAGCAACGGCGAAGTGTTCTTTGCCGTGAGCGACCGGCAGTACAGCATCGTCGAGATCGCCCAAACGATCACGAATGTGATTGGCAAAAGCGGCGTGAGGTTTGTTGAGTGGCCCAAAGATCGTCAGATCATCGAGTTTGGCGATGCCATCATTAGCAACAAGAAGATAAAGGAGACGCTAAGCTGGTCGCCTGAGTGGGATTTGGAGCGGGGGTTGGGGCCGACGAAAGCGTATTTTGAGTCTTGCCTGGAGAAGTATTTGCGCTGA
- a CDS encoding NAD-dependent epimerase/dehydratase family protein, with product MTFWNGRKVLVTGGNGFIGSHLVELLVAEGAVVTTTASSEATRFRFLEAVKSEIRIVAGDLADPGCAQEAVRGQEIVIQLAARVGGIEYNLKHPGSIFYNNMSVFMSVLEAARRAGVELFLATSSACVYPRYCAIPTPEEEGFKDWPEPTNEGYGWAKRMEEFLGEAYAKEYGLKVRIARPYNAYGPRDNFDPASSHVIPALIRRIVQGENPMVVWGDGSASRSFLYVTDFARGLMAVAEKSPQVAAINIGANEETTIRELAETLVRISGKLVELQFDASKPTGQPRRCCDTRLAESLLGFQAQVPLEDGLRQTMEWYSRHLG from the coding sequence ATGACTTTTTGGAACGGGCGCAAAGTGCTGGTGACGGGGGGCAACGGCTTCATCGGCAGTCATTTAGTGGAGCTGTTGGTGGCCGAAGGAGCCGTCGTGACCACGACGGCCTCTTCTGAAGCAACACGTTTCCGTTTTCTAGAGGCGGTTAAAAGTGAGATTCGGATAGTGGCCGGTGATTTGGCCGACCCGGGTTGCGCGCAAGAGGCGGTTCGAGGCCAGGAAATCGTCATACAGTTGGCGGCGCGGGTCGGCGGGATCGAATACAACCTCAAACATCCCGGCTCTATCTTTTACAACAACATGAGCGTCTTCATGTCGGTGCTGGAGGCGGCGCGCCGGGCCGGAGTTGAATTGTTTCTTGCCACCAGTTCGGCGTGTGTGTATCCGCGCTATTGCGCGATCCCTACTCCGGAAGAAGAGGGATTCAAAGACTGGCCGGAGCCGACTAATGAGGGCTATGGTTGGGCCAAACGGATGGAAGAGTTTCTGGGCGAAGCTTATGCCAAAGAATACGGGCTGAAGGTTCGAATCGCCCGCCCCTACAACGCCTACGGCCCGCGCGACAACTTCGACCCGGCTTCCAGCCACGTCATCCCGGCTCTCATTCGCCGGATCGTGCAGGGCGAGAATCCGATGGTGGTGTGGGGCGACGGCTCGGCCAGCCGCAGTTTTTTGTACGTGACCGACTTTGCTCGCGGGCTGATGGCAGTGGCGGAGAAATCGCCTCAGGTGGCGGCGATCAATATTGGCGCGAATGAAGAGACGACTATTCGCGAACTGGCCGAGACGCTCGTCCGTATTTCGGGCAAGCTGGTTGAGTTGCAGTTTGACGCTTCGAAGCCGACGGGTCAACCCCGGCGTTGTTGTGACACCCGATTGGCCGAGAGCCTATTGGGGTTTCAGGCTCAGGTGCCGCTGGAAGATGGTTTGCGGCAGACGATGGAGTGGTATTCGCGGCATCTCGGGTGA
- a CDS encoding oligosaccharide flippase family protein produces MNRLQRSSFNIIFSAAGWAVPALLNFLSTPILLKLLGEAAYGLQTLVAVVIGYLTVMDMGLDIPVTKFLAEDHARGDSESENRLLNTTLQLYTGIGIVGMVIIMLAADVLARRVFEVPDELIRQAVVVFRLAGVGFLASVMSMWGKAIANGLQRYDVASKISIAANLAGVTIGLAAVYAGYGVTGYVFIRVLVSLLTGVAYLISAHQLIPGFRLRLAIDMPILQRVKSYASFGLILRLTGLIVGGLDRTLIGAWLGVAAVALYAVPALVSAAFSQLIGNMLHFIFPMASELYSTNQFEALQNIFIRSMRFVAGLATAMIVPLLVLGDLFLNLWIGPNVTVQSAAVLRLLLLTAYFQAVAAVLTNNFVVGTGRISVFSVYATINGLVVGAGCLLFIRPFGIQGAGLAQLISEAVDIIFMIFVVQRYLQISPLALFRTAYLRPLLLGLAIGALAFLARPIATSWIGLSMVVGCLEIIYLVVGYQIGVFSETEARAAVGLWQAMSKLMRRAGA; encoded by the coding sequence GTGAACCGCCTGCAACGCTCCTCCTTCAACATAATTTTCAGCGCGGCTGGCTGGGCCGTGCCTGCTCTGCTCAACTTCCTTTCCACGCCGATCCTGCTGAAATTGTTGGGAGAAGCGGCTTACGGTTTGCAGACCCTGGTCGCCGTTGTCATCGGTTATCTCACGGTGATGGATATGGGTCTGGACATTCCGGTCACTAAATTTCTGGCCGAGGATCATGCTCGGGGCGACTCCGAGTCAGAGAATCGCCTTCTCAACACTACTCTGCAACTCTATACCGGCATTGGCATCGTTGGCATGGTCATCATCATGCTGGCCGCAGATGTTCTTGCCCGCCGTGTGTTTGAGGTGCCTGATGAGTTAATCCGTCAGGCCGTCGTTGTCTTCAGGCTGGCCGGCGTTGGCTTCCTGGCGAGTGTGATGAGCATGTGGGGCAAAGCAATTGCCAACGGTTTGCAACGCTATGATGTTGCCAGCAAGATTTCGATCGCGGCCAATCTGGCGGGTGTCACTATCGGCCTGGCGGCGGTATATGCTGGTTATGGCGTTACCGGCTACGTGTTTATCAGGGTGCTGGTGTCATTGCTGACCGGAGTGGCTTACTTAATTTCTGCTCACCAGTTAATACCGGGCTTCCGGTTACGATTGGCAATAGATATGCCAATACTACAGCGAGTGAAAAGCTACGCCAGTTTTGGGTTGATCCTGCGCCTGACAGGGTTGATTGTCGGCGGGCTGGATCGAACGTTGATCGGCGCCTGGCTTGGCGTGGCCGCCGTGGCGCTTTATGCTGTGCCCGCTCTTGTTTCCGCCGCATTCAGCCAGCTTATCGGAAACATGCTTCACTTCATCTTTCCGATGGCAAGCGAGTTATACAGCACCAATCAATTCGAAGCACTGCAAAATATCTTTATTCGCTCGATGCGGTTTGTGGCTGGACTGGCTACAGCTATGATCGTTCCGCTTTTAGTCTTGGGCGACCTCTTTTTGAATTTATGGATTGGCCCGAATGTGACTGTCCAATCCGCCGCTGTTCTGCGATTATTACTCTTGACAGCTTATTTCCAGGCTGTCGCCGCCGTTCTGACAAATAACTTCGTTGTCGGGACAGGGCGGATTTCTGTTTTTTCGGTGTATGCCACCATCAACGGGCTAGTAGTCGGCGCGGGGTGCCTGTTATTCATCCGCCCATTTGGAATACAGGGAGCCGGGCTGGCACAACTTATCAGCGAAGCTGTAGATATTATCTTTATGATCTTTGTTGTGCAGCGCTACCTTCAAATCTCGCCGCTTGCCCTGTTCCGAACCGCATATTTACGACCGCTTCTGCTGGGTCTGGCAATTGGCGCATTGGCTTTTCTGGCCCGCCCAATCGCCACTTCGTGGATCGGGTTGAGCATGGTAGTAGGCTGTTTGGAGATCATCTACCTGGTTGTAGGTTATCAGATCGGCGTATTCAGCGAAACTGAAGCGCGGGCCGCAGTCGGATTGTGGCAAGCCATGTCAAAGTTAATGAGGCGGGCTGGAGCATAG
- a CDS encoding DegT/DnrJ/EryC1/StrS family aminotransferase: MTKKSAQQLEELMFNREPAAEAGPGLPVSERLEKQWNNEKLFWRELDGREPTPEQVEQRLRAGRGRAQELRKAIHNLIREYAEELYQPANIRQLELVRSSYDEEEMIAAIDVVLDDRMTMGPRVAAFEDEWSAFLPAPFSVMVNSGSSANLMMLSALAFPGVERHLQPGDEVILPAVAWSTSLFPIAQVGCLPVLVDVNLDTLNIDPARVEAAITPRTRAIMAVHLLGNPCDVQALLDIARRHHLWLIEDCCESHGASVDGRQVGTFGDLSAFSFFFSHHMTSVEGGMVCGRDKALWRDLLISMRAHGWIRGRDDHDEWVRQCPDIDPRWLFVTTGYNLRPTEINAAFGQVQLSKMPGFIQRRVATRQRVMELLRPYEEFFCFQQELPGHLHTAFGFSFLVRPNAPFSRAEFQAYLESCRIQTRPIVGSNLARQPVMKYVPHRIVGDLPNADTIHFQGVMIANHHNVTVSQQDYLVESVDHFVRRRALV, from the coding sequence ATGACGAAAAAGAGCGCACAGCAACTTGAAGAGTTGATGTTCAATCGCGAGCCTGCCGCCGAGGCTGGGCCGGGGTTGCCAGTATCAGAACGACTTGAGAAACAGTGGAACAATGAGAAGTTGTTCTGGCGCGAATTGGACGGACGCGAGCCGACGCCGGAGCAGGTTGAACAACGCTTGCGGGCGGGCCGGGGGCGGGCGCAAGAGTTGCGGAAGGCGATTCACAACCTGATCCGCGAATATGCCGAAGAGCTTTATCAACCGGCGAATATCCGCCAGTTGGAACTGGTGCGTTCGTCTTATGATGAAGAAGAGATGATTGCGGCGATTGATGTCGTGTTGGATGACCGAATGACGATGGGGCCGCGGGTGGCCGCCTTTGAGGACGAATGGTCGGCGTTCTTGCCCGCGCCGTTTTCGGTGATGGTCAATTCCGGCTCATCGGCGAATTTGATGATGCTGTCGGCGCTGGCGTTTCCAGGCGTCGAGAGGCATCTGCAACCGGGCGATGAGGTTATACTCCCAGCAGTCGCCTGGTCAACGTCGCTCTTTCCGATTGCCCAGGTCGGTTGCCTGCCGGTGCTGGTGGACGTGAACCTTGACACGCTCAATATTGATCCGGCGCGGGTGGAGGCGGCCATCACGCCGCGCACGCGGGCGATCATGGCTGTGCATCTGCTGGGCAACCCATGCGACGTGCAGGCCTTGCTGGATATTGCCAGGCGGCATCACCTGTGGTTGATCGAAGATTGTTGCGAGTCGCATGGCGCCAGCGTAGATGGCCGACAAGTGGGGACGTTTGGCGATCTGTCAGCATTCAGCTTTTTCTTTTCGCACCACATGACGAGCGTGGAAGGCGGCATGGTATGTGGGCGCGACAAAGCCCTCTGGCGCGACCTGTTGATTTCGATGCGGGCGCATGGCTGGATTCGCGGGCGCGATGATCACGACGAGTGGGTGCGTCAATGCCCGGATATTGACCCGCGCTGGCTATTTGTCACCACCGGCTACAATTTGCGCCCCACCGAGATCAACGCCGCTTTCGGGCAGGTGCAACTCTCCAAGATGCCGGGATTTATTCAGAGGCGGGTGGCCACGCGCCAACGGGTGATGGAGTTGTTGCGGCCCTACGAGGAGTTCTTCTGCTTTCAACAAGAACTGCCAGGCCATCTGCACACCGCTTTTGGCTTTTCGTTTCTGGTTCGCCCGAACGCGCCCTTCTCCCGCGCCGAGTTCCAGGCTTACCTTGAGTCCTGCCGCATCCAAACCCGGCCCATCGTCGGTTCGAACCTGGCTCGCCAGCCGGTGATGAAATACGTGCCGCACCGCATCGTCGGGGACTTGCCCAACGCCGACACAATCCACTTTCAGGGCGTGATGATAGCCAATCATCATAATGTGACTGTTTCTCAGCAAGACTATCTGGTGGAATCTGTTGACCACTTCGTGCGTCGGCGCGCTTTGGTTTGA
- the wecB gene encoding UDP-N-acetylglucosamine 2-epimerase (non-hydrolyzing): MKIISVFGTRPEAVKMAPVVAELRKHANVESKVLVTAQHRDMLDQVLEIFGITPDFDLDVMQEDQTPTDVAAEVLKRIQPILRDERPDWILVQGDTTTVLAASLAAFYNRVKVGHVEAGLRTYDRHNPFPEEINRVLADQLSDLHFAPTETARAALLKEAIPPERVHVTGNTVIDALRVIVARPANGSLPSFPADRRLVLVTAHRRENFGQPFANMLAALKRIADRSDVHLLYPVHPNPNVRGPAYEVLGHHPHVTLLPPMDYLVFAHLMAKAHLILTDSGGIQEEAPGLGVPVLVMRAVTERPEAVAAGTAKLVGTDTEAILTEAAKLLDDPAAHAAMAKAVNPFGDGHAAERIVSILLRGESH; encoded by the coding sequence ATGAAAATCATTTCCGTCTTTGGCACACGGCCCGAGGCCGTGAAGATGGCCCCGGTGGTGGCCGAACTTAGGAAGCACGCCAACGTCGAGTCGAAGGTGCTGGTGACGGCTCAACACCGCGACATGCTGGATCAGGTGTTGGAGATTTTCGGCATCACGCCCGATTTCGATCTCGACGTGATGCAGGAAGACCAGACTCCGACCGATGTGGCCGCCGAAGTGCTCAAGCGCATTCAACCCATTTTGCGCGACGAGCGGCCCGACTGGATTCTGGTGCAGGGCGACACGACGACGGTGCTGGCCGCGTCGTTGGCGGCCTTCTACAACCGGGTCAAAGTCGGCCACGTGGAAGCCGGCTTGCGGACTTATGACCGCCACAATCCATTCCCCGAAGAAATCAATCGGGTGCTGGCTGATCAGCTTTCTGATTTGCATTTTGCGCCGACCGAGACCGCCAGGGCCGCCTTGCTCAAAGAGGCGATTCCACCGGAGCGCGTTCACGTTACCGGCAACACGGTGATTGATGCCCTGCGAGTCATTGTGGCTCGCCCGGCCAACGGCTCGTTGCCCTCATTTCCCGCTGACAGGCGGCTGGTGCTGGTCACTGCCCATCGCCGCGAAAACTTCGGCCAACCCTTTGCCAACATGCTGGCCGCCCTCAAGCGCATCGCCGATCGCAGCGACGTGCATTTGTTGTATCCGGTTCACCCGAATCCGAACGTGCGCGGCCCGGCTTACGAAGTGTTGGGCCATCATCCACACGTCACCCTTCTGCCGCCGATGGATTATCTGGTCTTCGCTCATCTCATGGCGAAAGCGCATCTCATTCTCACCGACTCGGGCGGGATACAAGAAGAAGCGCCGGGGCTGGGCGTGCCGGTGCTGGTCATGCGCGCCGTCACCGAGCGCCCCGAAGCCGTGGCGGCAGGCACGGCCAAACTGGTGGGGACGGACACCGAGGCCATCTTAACAGAGGCGGCTAAACTGTTGGATGATCCGGCGGCTCACGCGGCGATGGCGAAGGCAGTCAATCCATTTGGCGACGGCCACGCGGCGGAGCGGATCGTCTCAATCTTATTGCGAGGAGAATCTCATTGA